One genomic segment of Micromonospora sp. WMMC415 includes these proteins:
- the rho gene encoding transcription termination factor Rho, whose protein sequence is MSDTTDVTSDVSNVADATSAAPTRRRRSGTGLSAMLLPELQSLAASLGISGTARMRKGELISAISERQGGGAATGTPRPRAEVAAAAAPAREEVHAEVREPAERPEAAERRAEQPAESAPAETTGRTRGRRGRGAGEARGGEAGETRAETRPEEAEAGERGEGRGGRERAERGAERGDRNERAERGERGERAERGERADRGDRNERAERGERGDRNERAERADRGDRNERGDRNGDRGQRAERDGDGDDDGEGGGRRGRRSRFRDRRRGRGERAEGGDGGREPQVSEDDVLVPVAGIIDVLDNYAFVRTTGYLAGPNDVYVSMSQIKKYGLRRGDAITGAVRAARDGEQRRDKYNPLVRLDTINGMEPEEAKRRPEFYKLTPLYPQDRLRLETEPHILTTRVIDLVMPIGKGQRALIVSPPKAGKTMVLQAIANAITRNNPECHLMVVLVDERPEEVTDMQRSVKGEVIAATFDRPPQDHTTVAELAIERAKRLVELGHDVVVLLDSVTRLGRSYNLAAPASGRIMSGGIDSTALYPPKRFLGAARNIENGGSLTILATALVETGSMADTVIFEEFKGTGNAELKLDRKIADKRTFPAIDIHPSGTRKEEILLAPEELAIVHKLRKVLHSLDSQAALDLLLDRLKQSRTNIEFLMQIAKSTPGE, encoded by the coding sequence TTGAGCGACACCACCGACGTGACGTCGGATGTTTCCAACGTCGCTGATGCCACGTCCGCTGCTCCGACCCGTCGGCGACGCAGTGGCACCGGCCTGTCGGCGATGCTGCTGCCGGAGCTCCAGAGCCTGGCCGCGTCGCTCGGCATCTCGGGCACGGCTCGCATGCGCAAGGGCGAGCTGATCAGCGCGATCTCCGAGCGCCAGGGCGGCGGGGCCGCCACCGGAACCCCTCGACCGCGGGCCGAGGTGGCGGCTGCGGCCGCCCCTGCCCGGGAGGAGGTCCACGCCGAGGTCCGCGAGCCGGCCGAGCGGCCGGAGGCGGCTGAGCGGCGGGCGGAGCAGCCGGCCGAGTCGGCGCCCGCCGAGACGACCGGTCGCACCCGCGGCCGGCGCGGCCGCGGGGCCGGCGAGGCCCGGGGCGGCGAGGCCGGCGAGACGCGGGCCGAGACCCGGCCCGAGGAGGCCGAGGCCGGCGAGCGGGGCGAGGGCCGTGGCGGCCGTGAGCGGGCCGAGCGCGGCGCCGAGCGCGGTGACCGTAACGAGCGGGCCGAGCGCGGTGAGCGCGGTGAGCGGGCCGAGCGCGGTGAGCGGGCCGATCGCGGTGACCGTAACGAGCGGGCCGAGCGCGGCGAGCGCGGTGACCGTAACGAGCGGGCCGAGCGTGCTGACCGCGGCGACCGCAACGAGCGCGGCGACCGCAACGGTGACCGGGGCCAGCGCGCCGAGCGCGACGGCGACGGCGACGACGACGGCGAGGGCGGCGGCCGGCGCGGCCGGCGCAGCCGTTTCCGGGACCGTCGGCGGGGCCGTGGTGAGCGGGCCGAGGGCGGCGACGGCGGCCGCGAGCCGCAGGTCAGCGAGGACGACGTGCTCGTTCCGGTGGCCGGCATCATCGACGTGCTCGACAACTACGCCTTCGTCCGGACCACCGGCTACCTGGCCGGCCCGAACGACGTCTACGTCTCCATGTCCCAGATCAAGAAGTACGGTCTGCGGCGCGGCGACGCGATCACCGGTGCGGTGCGTGCGGCGCGCGACGGCGAGCAGCGGCGCGACAAGTACAACCCGCTCGTCCGGCTGGACACCATCAACGGGATGGAGCCGGAGGAGGCGAAGCGCCGGCCGGAGTTCTACAAGCTGACCCCGCTCTACCCGCAGGATCGGCTGCGCCTGGAGACCGAGCCGCACATCCTCACCACCCGGGTGATCGACCTGGTCATGCCGATCGGCAAGGGCCAGCGGGCGCTCATCGTCTCGCCGCCGAAGGCCGGTAAGACGATGGTGCTCCAGGCGATCGCGAACGCGATCACCCGCAACAACCCGGAGTGCCACCTGATGGTGGTGCTGGTGGACGAGCGGCCCGAAGAGGTCACCGACATGCAGCGGTCGGTGAAGGGCGAGGTCATCGCGGCGACGTTCGACCGTCCGCCGCAGGACCACACCACCGTCGCGGAGCTGGCGATCGAGCGGGCGAAGCGCCTGGTCGAGCTGGGCCACGACGTGGTCGTCCTGCTCGACTCGGTGACCCGGCTCGGCCGGTCGTACAACCTGGCGGCGCCGGCCAGCGGCCGGATCATGTCGGGTGGTATCGACTCGACCGCGCTGTACCCGCCGAAGCGGTTCCTGGGTGCGGCCCGCAACATCGAGAACGGCGGCTCGCTGACCATCCTCGCCACCGCGCTGGTGGAGACCGGTTCGATGGCGGACACGGTCATCTTCGAGGAGTTCAAGGGCACCGGTAACGCGGAGCTGAAGCTGGACCGGAAGATCGCTGACAAGCGGACCTTCCCGGCCATCGACATCCACCCGTCCGGCACGCGCAAGGAGGAGATCCTGCTCGCGCCGGAGGAACTGGCCATCGTCCACAAGCTCCGGAAGGTGCTGCACTCGCTGGACTCGCAGGCGGCGCTCGACCTCCTGCTGGACCGGCTGAAGCAGTCGCGTACGAACATCGAGTTCCTGATGCAGATCGCGAAGTCGACGCCGGGGGAGTGA
- a CDS encoding phosphodiester glycosidase family protein translates to MRTRRRSTRLAGVLLLTPLLTTATAVPIPAAAVAAPANTLSATAAEDTPRASSHPAGAVTLAADPAGATRAARTTTGVEPAGGLETTKTTRPVAPGLDLTSVDRYDADGWLRADALTAELSGGVTVDYVNSGVVSKAEPLRAAADRTRAVAAVNGDFFDINNSGAAQGVGIQDGQLVQSAVAGHRNAVAVTTEGLGRVVEVHFEGTATLPTGPVPLTQFNNMVQANGIGVFTALWGAYTRERPVAGATRVTEVAVVDGRVTSVATTAGSGPIPAGTTVLLGRDAGADALAGLHPGDPVTVAYRPRPADGGTLHAAVGGGNVLVRDGVVQSIADPTLAPRTAVGFSADGQKMIMLTVDGRQVDSRGVTQTEMGRMMAELGAHHALNLDGGGSSTLLAREPGAAGVQVENSPSDGTERAVPNGLALYAPQGSGRLTGYWLETASDPTSAPGVSPVRGGRPDRVFPGLTRRITAAGHDETYGPAAGEPTWRANPAGHGKVNDGVFRAGLPGQVTVTASRGGARGTLDLTVLGPLSRIDSTVDRVGLDGTDGTALLGVVGYDAEGNTAPIEPADLTLDYDRDLLRITPTADGNLTVTALRDTGSALVTVRVGRSTTVVPVTVGLDDVPVATFDDAASWRFSQARASGSVAPAPGRTGAGLRMTYDFSQSTGTRAAYADPPTWIDVPGQPQAFGMWIHGNGTGEWPSLHLHDAQNTQHVLRGPLVTWTGWRYVEFTVPSGVQYPLRVRRFYVAETRADAQYRSEVVIDDLVAKVPPTVDVPAEAPRTDRVVVREGTVDGAPWRFAVLSDAQFVAANPDSDLVAQARRTLREVKAAKPDFVLVNGDFVDTAYPADFALAKRLFDEELGGEVPYHYVPGNHEIMGAPIDNFRAVFGATERVFDHKGTRFVTLNSSTGTLRGGGFEQVRMLREALDSAAKDPTVGSVVVLHHHPPRDPSPVKASQLGDRKEAALLEQWLADFQHRTGKGALFIGAHVGTFHADRVDGVPYVVNGNSGKNPSSPADQGGFTGWSEYGVDPVTPAEADRARRNPLAEGPRWVDAEFHAHADQVTVTAPPTVPVGAPATVTATVTQPGGRTVPVAAPVSADWSASPNVHVGSLLGLRPWHVARFDPATGRLTALRPGASVKLAVEVNGVRAEATVALTAAAEAPAA, encoded by the coding sequence ATGCGTACCCGCAGACGATCCACCCGGCTCGCCGGCGTCCTGCTGCTGACGCCGCTGCTCACCACGGCCACCGCCGTCCCGATCCCCGCCGCCGCGGTGGCCGCGCCCGCCAACACCCTGTCCGCCACGGCCGCCGAGGACACACCCCGCGCCTCGTCCCACCCCGCAGGCGCGGTCACGCTGGCGGCGGACCCGGCGGGGGCCACCCGCGCGGCCCGGACCACGACCGGCGTCGAGCCGGCCGGGGGCCTGGAGACCACGAAGACCACCCGCCCGGTGGCGCCGGGCCTCGACCTCACCTCCGTCGACCGGTACGACGCCGACGGCTGGCTGCGCGCCGACGCGCTCACCGCCGAACTGTCCGGCGGTGTCACCGTCGACTACGTCAACTCCGGCGTGGTCAGCAAGGCGGAGCCCCTGCGCGCTGCGGCCGACCGCACCCGCGCCGTGGCCGCCGTGAACGGCGACTTCTTCGACATCAACAACTCGGGCGCCGCCCAGGGCGTCGGCATCCAGGACGGCCAGCTCGTCCAGTCCGCCGTCGCCGGGCACCGCAACGCGGTCGCCGTCACCACCGAGGGGCTCGGCCGCGTCGTCGAGGTGCACTTCGAGGGCACTGCGACGCTGCCCACCGGTCCGGTGCCACTGACCCAGTTCAACAACATGGTCCAGGCGAACGGGATCGGCGTGTTCACCGCGCTCTGGGGGGCGTACACCCGGGAACGTCCCGTGGCGGGCGCCACCCGCGTCACCGAGGTCGCGGTGGTCGACGGTCGCGTGACCAGCGTCGCCACCACGGCCGGCAGCGGCCCGATCCCCGCCGGCACCACCGTGCTGCTCGGCCGGGACGCCGGCGCCGACGCCCTCGCCGGGCTGCACCCCGGCGACCCGGTGACCGTCGCCTACCGGCCGAGGCCCGCCGACGGCGGCACCCTGCACGCGGCGGTCGGCGGCGGCAACGTGCTGGTCCGCGACGGCGTGGTGCAGAGCATCGCCGACCCCACGCTGGCGCCGCGGACCGCGGTCGGCTTCTCCGCCGACGGCCAGAAGATGATCATGCTGACGGTGGACGGGCGGCAGGTCGACAGCCGCGGCGTCACCCAGACCGAGATGGGCCGGATGATGGCCGAACTCGGCGCCCACCACGCGCTGAACCTCGACGGCGGCGGCTCCTCGACGCTGCTCGCCCGCGAACCGGGCGCGGCCGGCGTGCAGGTGGAGAACAGCCCGTCCGACGGCACCGAGCGCGCCGTCCCCAACGGCCTCGCCCTCTACGCCCCGCAGGGCAGCGGCCGGCTCACCGGGTACTGGCTGGAGACCGCGAGCGACCCCACCAGCGCGCCGGGCGTCTCGCCCGTGCGCGGCGGCCGGCCCGACCGGGTCTTCCCCGGCCTGACCCGCCGGATCACCGCCGCCGGGCACGACGAGACGTACGGGCCGGCGGCCGGCGAGCCGACCTGGCGGGCCAACCCGGCCGGGCACGGGAAGGTGAACGACGGCGTGTTCCGGGCCGGCCTGCCCGGCCAGGTCACCGTCACGGCGTCGCGGGGCGGCGCGCGAGGCACCCTCGACCTCACCGTGCTCGGGCCGCTGAGCCGGATCGACTCCACCGTGGACCGGGTCGGCCTGGACGGCACCGACGGAACGGCCCTCCTCGGTGTGGTCGGCTACGACGCCGAGGGCAACACCGCGCCGATCGAGCCCGCCGACCTGACCCTCGACTACGACCGGGACCTGCTGCGCATCACGCCGACCGCCGACGGCAACCTGACGGTGACGGCGCTGCGGGACACCGGCTCCGCGCTGGTCACCGTCCGCGTCGGGCGCAGCACCACCGTCGTCCCCGTCACCGTCGGGCTCGACGACGTGCCGGTGGCCACCTTCGACGACGCCGCGTCGTGGCGGTTCAGCCAGGCCCGGGCCAGCGGCTCCGTCGCGCCGGCGCCGGGCCGCACCGGCGCCGGCCTGCGGATGACGTACGACTTCAGCCAGTCCACCGGCACCCGGGCCGCGTACGCCGACCCGCCCACCTGGATCGACGTGCCCGGTCAGCCGCAGGCGTTCGGCATGTGGATCCACGGCAACGGCACCGGGGAGTGGCCGAGCCTGCACCTGCACGACGCGCAGAACACGCAGCACGTGCTGCGGGGGCCGCTGGTGACCTGGACGGGCTGGCGGTACGTCGAGTTCACCGTGCCCTCCGGCGTGCAGTACCCGCTGCGGGTCCGCCGCTTCTACGTCGCCGAGACCCGGGCGGACGCGCAGTACCGCAGCGAGGTCGTCATCGACGACCTGGTGGCGAAGGTGCCGCCGACGGTCGACGTGCCGGCCGAGGCGCCGCGGACCGACCGGGTGGTCGTCCGCGAGGGCACCGTGGACGGGGCGCCCTGGCGGTTCGCGGTGCTCTCCGACGCCCAGTTCGTCGCGGCGAACCCGGACAGCGACCTGGTCGCCCAGGCCCGCCGTACGCTCCGCGAGGTCAAGGCCGCCAAGCCGGACTTCGTGCTGGTCAACGGCGACTTCGTGGACACCGCGTACCCGGCGGACTTCGCCCTCGCGAAGCGGCTGTTCGACGAGGAACTCGGCGGGGAGGTGCCCTACCACTACGTCCCCGGCAACCACGAGATCATGGGCGCGCCGATCGACAACTTCCGGGCGGTGTTCGGCGCCACCGAGCGGGTCTTCGACCACAAGGGAACCCGCTTCGTCACCCTCAACTCGTCCACCGGCACCCTGCGCGGCGGCGGATTCGAGCAGGTGCGGATGCTCCGCGAGGCGCTGGACTCGGCCGCCAAGGATCCCACCGTCGGCTCGGTGGTCGTGCTGCACCACCACCCGCCCCGCGACCCCAGCCCGGTCAAGGCGAGCCAGCTCGGTGACCGCAAGGAGGCGGCCCTGCTGGAGCAGTGGCTGGCCGACTTCCAGCACCGGACCGGCAAGGGGGCGCTCTTCATCGGCGCCCACGTCGGCACGTTCCACGCCGACCGGGTGGACGGGGTGCCGTACGTCGTCAACGGCAACTCGGGGAAGAACCCGTCCAGCCCGGCCGACCAGGGCGGCTTCACCGGCTGGAGCGAGTACGGCGTGGACCCGGTGACCCCGGCGGAGGCCGACCGGGCCCGGCGGAACCCGCTCGCCGAGGGCCCGCGCTGGGTCGACGCGGAGTTCCACGCCCACGCCGACCAGGTCACGGTGACCGCCCCGCCGACCGTCCCGGTCGGCGCCCCGGCGACCGTCACCGCGACGGTGACCCAGCCCGGCGGCCGTACGGTGCCGGTGGCCGCCCCGGTCAGCGCGGACTGGTCGGCGTCGCCGAACGTGCACGTCGGCTCGCTGCTCGGGCTCCGGCCCTGGCACGTGGCCCGGTTCGACCCGGCCACCGGCCGGCTCACCGCGCTGCGCCCGGGCGCCTCGGTGAAACTCGCCGTCGAGGTCAACGGCGTCCGCGCCGAGGCAACCGTCGCCCTCACCGCCGCAGCCGAGGCACCCGCCGCCTGA
- a CDS encoding AAA family ATPase: protein MARLIATRGLPASGKTTFARKLQPSVVRVNRDDLRRMLHGERLFTQRAEWQVTLVQRAQVEALLRSGADVCVDDTNLRSRTLRDWADLAARYGAEFEVHDFTDVPLEECLRRDATRPEADRVGEAAILRLHERYLEGRPLPLPVPTARAGRPAQVHPPSDEPPEIVLVDIDGTVALNVSRSPYDMTRVGEDEPNPAVISAVRAMHAAGYGVIFCSGRDASARATTEAWLDRHVEVPYLALHLRAVGDSRKDSIVKREIYEREVKDRYRVVGVFDDRMQVVRMWRELGLTVFQVADGDF from the coding sequence ATGGCCCGCCTGATCGCCACCCGGGGGCTCCCCGCCTCCGGCAAGACCACGTTCGCCCGGAAACTGCAACCGTCCGTGGTCCGGGTGAACCGGGACGACCTGCGCCGGATGCTGCACGGCGAGCGGTTGTTCACCCAGCGGGCCGAGTGGCAGGTGACGCTCGTGCAGCGGGCCCAGGTGGAGGCGCTGCTGCGCTCCGGGGCGGACGTCTGCGTGGACGACACCAACCTTCGGTCGCGGACCCTGCGGGACTGGGCCGACCTGGCCGCCCGGTACGGCGCGGAGTTCGAGGTGCACGACTTCACCGACGTGCCGCTGGAGGAGTGCCTGCGTCGCGACGCCACCCGGCCGGAGGCCGACCGCGTCGGCGAGGCGGCGATCCTCCGCCTGCACGAGCGCTACCTGGAAGGGCGACCGCTGCCGTTACCGGTGCCCACGGCACGGGCGGGGCGGCCGGCACAGGTGCACCCTCCGTCCGACGAGCCGCCCGAGATCGTCCTGGTCGACATCGACGGGACCGTCGCGTTGAACGTCTCCCGCAGTCCGTACGACATGACCCGGGTCGGCGAGGACGAGCCGAACCCGGCGGTGATCTCGGCGGTCCGGGCGATGCACGCCGCCGGATACGGCGTCATCTTCTGCTCGGGCCGGGACGCGTCGGCCCGCGCCACCACGGAGGCGTGGCTGGACCGGCACGTCGAGGTCCCCTACCTGGCGCTGCACCTGCGGGCGGTCGGCGACTCGCGGAAGGACTCGATCGTCAAGCGGGAGATCTACGAGCGCGAGGTCAAGGACCGGTACCGCGTCGTCGGCGTCTTCGACGACCGGATGCAGGTGGTGCGGATGTGGCGTGAGCTGGGCCTGACCGTCTTCCAAGTCGCCGACGGCGACTTCTGA
- the rpmE gene encoding 50S ribosomal protein L31: MKSNIHPEYVTTDVTCSCGNTFTTRSTAKGGTIHVETCSACHPFYTGKQRVLDTAGRVAKFQQKYAKVQAKKGK, translated from the coding sequence ATGAAGTCCAACATCCACCCGGAGTACGTGACCACCGACGTCACCTGCTCCTGCGGCAACACTTTCACCACCCGTAGCACCGCCAAGGGCGGCACCATCCACGTCGAGACGTGCAGCGCCTGCCACCCGTTCTACACGGGCAAGCAGCGCGTCCTGGACACCGCCGGCCGGGTGGCGAAGTTCCAGCAGAAGTACGCCAAGGTTCAGGCCAAGAAGGGCAAGTAA
- the prfA gene encoding peptide chain release factor 1: MSSERLAALLDEYAELEKRLADPAIHADQNTARRVGRRYAELVPLHKAAAELEQARADLTAAKELAAEDAAFAAEAEAIAATLPALEERLAELLIPRDPHDAKDVIVEIKAGEGGEESALFAGDLLRMYTRYAERRGWLVEVIDAQDSDLGGVKDVSLAIKTKGVPEGGNGVWSRLKWEGGVHRVQRVPVTESQGRIHTSAAGVLVLPEAEDVDVTIDPNDLRIDVFRSSGPGGQSVNTTDSAVRITHLPTGIVVSCQNEKSQLQNREQAMRILRARLLAAAQEQADAAASDARKAQVRTVDRSERIRTYNFPQNRITDHRIGYTAYNLDLALAGDLDGVLDALAEADRAARLAGDAELSRR, from the coding sequence ATGAGCAGCGAGCGTCTGGCCGCCCTCCTCGACGAGTACGCCGAGCTGGAGAAGCGGCTGGCCGACCCGGCCATCCACGCCGACCAGAACACGGCCCGCCGGGTCGGCCGCCGGTACGCGGAGCTGGTGCCGCTGCACAAGGCCGCCGCCGAGCTGGAGCAGGCCCGGGCGGACCTGACGGCGGCGAAGGAGCTGGCCGCTGAGGACGCGGCCTTCGCCGCCGAGGCGGAGGCCATCGCGGCGACGCTGCCGGCGCTGGAGGAGCGGCTCGCCGAGCTGCTCATCCCGCGTGACCCGCACGACGCCAAGGACGTGATCGTCGAGATCAAGGCGGGGGAGGGCGGTGAGGAGTCCGCCCTCTTCGCGGGCGACCTGCTGCGGATGTACACCCGGTACGCGGAGCGCCGCGGCTGGCTCGTCGAGGTGATCGACGCGCAGGACTCGGACCTGGGCGGGGTCAAGGACGTCTCGCTGGCCATCAAGACCAAGGGCGTGCCGGAGGGCGGCAACGGCGTGTGGTCCCGGCTCAAGTGGGAGGGTGGCGTGCACCGCGTGCAGCGCGTGCCGGTCACCGAGTCGCAGGGCCGCATCCACACCAGCGCGGCCGGCGTGCTGGTGCTGCCGGAGGCCGAGGACGTCGACGTCACGATCGACCCGAACGACCTGCGGATCGACGTGTTCCGCTCGTCGGGCCCCGGCGGCCAGTCGGTGAACACCACGGACTCGGCGGTGCGGATCACCCACCTGCCGACCGGCATCGTGGTCTCCTGCCAGAACGAGAAGTCCCAGCTGCAGAACCGTGAGCAGGCGATGCGGATCCTGCGCGCCCGGCTGCTGGCGGCGGCCCAGGAGCAGGCCGACGCGGCCGCCTCGGACGCCCGCAAGGCGCAGGTGCGGACGGTGGACCGCTCCGAGCGGATCCGCACGTACAACTTCCCGCAGAACCGGATCACCGATCACCGGATCGGCTACACCGCGTACAACCTGGACCTGGCGCTCGCCGGGGACCTCGACGGCGTGCTGGACGCGCTCGCCGAGGCCGACCGGGCCGCCCGTCTCGCGGGCGACGCCGAGCTGTCCCGCCGCTGA
- a CDS encoding diguanylate cyclase, whose translation MGWLDRVGDQVDALTRARALQESSRSAEAYTVLDQVLATTADPYARADALVQRLSAVLNLGRTAEYTRAIEAATTAVRDLAEPYLHGHLNALAALAAHHQGALDRCVTHLVRAARALGAVEDPDRDTAWGWHDLAMAYSYLSFHGYALGAIERARQLGLAAGIPEETFAAPGIRLRNAVALDHHGDSDGCLRVLRDVAGDLERFLRAGRAGRLRPSSLAAYGYAAARRASLGDRLEVETDAAPARLLGHGGDSSRARDMRQLGQVCLAIAVGRPIEAVTRLDGVQVSTETLGAAEPARLRSIAFGRAGDHAAAHRADRLAFRLAAQRNDRLRDVYIDGIAARIDHEDLRREAARFEGEALSDPLTGLPNRRRLERYIAAVVARGERVVIGVCDLDGFKAVNTRHGHHSGDLVLQRVAGVVNRVMRRGDFVARYGGDEFVVVLSGAGMAEAADVARRIESAVRAEDWESLVPGTPVGVSIGFAEVNATGPGPHDALGAAFEAADRAMLIAKSRPRAS comes from the coding sequence GTGGGTTGGCTCGACCGGGTCGGCGACCAGGTTGACGCCCTGACTCGGGCACGGGCGCTGCAGGAGTCGAGCCGTTCCGCCGAGGCGTACACCGTCCTCGACCAGGTGCTCGCCACCACCGCCGACCCGTACGCCCGGGCCGACGCGCTGGTGCAGCGCCTCTCCGCGGTGCTCAACCTGGGCCGCACGGCCGAGTACACGAGGGCCATCGAGGCGGCCACCACCGCCGTCCGCGATCTCGCGGAGCCGTACCTGCACGGGCACCTGAACGCGCTCGCCGCGCTCGCCGCCCACCACCAGGGCGCGCTGGACCGCTGCGTCACCCACCTGGTGCGGGCCGCCCGCGCACTGGGTGCCGTGGAGGACCCGGACCGGGACACCGCGTGGGGCTGGCACGACCTGGCGATGGCCTACTCCTACCTGAGTTTCCACGGGTACGCCCTCGGCGCGATCGAGCGCGCGCGCCAGCTCGGGCTCGCCGCCGGCATCCCGGAGGAGACGTTCGCCGCCCCCGGCATCCGGCTGCGCAACGCCGTCGCGCTGGACCACCACGGCGACAGCGACGGCTGCCTGCGGGTGCTCCGGGACGTGGCCGGTGACCTGGAGCGCTTCCTGCGGGCGGGACGGGCCGGCCGGCTGCGCCCGAGCAGCCTCGCCGCGTACGGCTACGCGGCCGCACGCCGGGCATCCCTGGGCGACCGGCTGGAGGTCGAGACGGACGCGGCCCCCGCCCGGCTGCTCGGCCACGGCGGTGACAGTTCCCGGGCCCGGGACATGCGCCAGCTCGGGCAGGTGTGCCTGGCCATCGCCGTGGGACGCCCGATCGAGGCGGTCACCCGGCTGGACGGCGTCCAGGTCTCCACGGAGACGCTGGGCGCGGCCGAGCCGGCCCGGCTGCGCAGCATCGCCTTCGGCCGCGCCGGCGACCACGCGGCCGCGCACCGGGCCGACCGGCTGGCCTTCCGGCTCGCCGCGCAACGCAACGACCGCCTCCGGGACGTCTACATCGACGGCATCGCTGCCCGTATCGACCACGAGGACCTGCGCCGCGAGGCGGCCCGCTTCGAGGGCGAGGCGCTGTCCGACCCGCTGACCGGCCTGCCGAACCGGCGCCGGTTGGAGCGGTACATCGCCGCCGTGGTCGCCCGGGGCGAGCGGGTGGTGATCGGCGTGTGCGACCTGGACGGCTTCAAGGCGGTTAACACCCGGCACGGGCACCACTCCGGCGACCTGGTCCTGCAACGCGTCGCCGGGGTGGTCAACCGGGTGATGCGCCGGGGCGACTTCGTGGCCCGCTACGGCGGGGACGAGTTCGTCGTGGTGCTGTCCGGCGCGGGCATGGCCGAGGCGGCCGACGTGGCCCGCCGCATCGAGAGCGCCGTCCGGGCGGAGGACTGGGAGTCGCTGGTCCCCGGCACGCCGGTCGGGGTCAGCATCGGCTTCGCCGAGGTGAACGCCACCGGGCCGGGCCCGCACGACGCCCTCGGCGCCGCCTTCGAGGCCGCCGACCGGGCGATGCTGATCGCGAAGAGCCGCCCCCGCGCGTCCTGA
- the prmC gene encoding peptide chain release factor N(5)-glutamine methyltransferase, with the protein MSTLPQQPSEGTNRERPTVAVARAARVLADAGVEGARAEAELLAAYVLGVSRGRLALADGFSRAQRDRFDALVARRADREPLQHLTGTAGFRHLELAVGPGVFVPRPETELLAGWGVDQARRIPEPLVVDLCSGSGAIALAVAQEVPAARVVAVEGASGALSWLRRNAADRAAAGDRPIEVVAADVTAPDLLADLAGRVDVLLCNPPYVPADVVVPPEVGRHDPANAVFGGGDGLAVIRPVVARAAVLLRPGGVLGIEHDDTHGEAVPRLLAGAGGYASIADHADLAGRPRFATASRRADGPHAAAGPAWQTASS; encoded by the coding sequence GTGAGCACCCTGCCGCAACAGCCGTCCGAAGGGACGAACCGGGAGCGCCCCACCGTGGCGGTGGCGCGGGCGGCCCGCGTGCTCGCCGACGCCGGTGTCGAGGGTGCGCGCGCCGAGGCCGAGCTGCTGGCCGCGTACGTGCTGGGGGTGTCGCGGGGGCGGCTGGCGCTGGCCGACGGTTTCAGCCGGGCCCAGCGCGACCGGTTCGACGCGCTGGTGGCCCGGCGGGCCGACCGGGAGCCGTTGCAGCACCTCACCGGCACCGCCGGGTTCCGGCACCTGGAGCTGGCGGTGGGGCCGGGCGTCTTCGTGCCCCGGCCGGAGACGGAACTGCTCGCCGGTTGGGGCGTCGACCAGGCGCGACGGATCCCGGAGCCGCTGGTCGTGGACCTGTGCAGCGGGTCCGGCGCGATCGCCCTCGCGGTCGCGCAGGAGGTGCCGGCGGCGCGCGTGGTGGCGGTGGAGGGGGCATCGGGGGCGCTGTCCTGGCTGCGGCGCAACGCGGCGGACCGGGCCGCGGCGGGGGACCGGCCGATCGAGGTGGTGGCGGCCGACGTCACCGCGCCGGACCTCCTCGCCGACCTGGCGGGCCGGGTGGACGTGCTGCTCTGCAACCCGCCGTACGTGCCGGCGGACGTCGTCGTGCCGCCCGAGGTGGGTCGGCACGACCCGGCGAACGCCGTGTTCGGCGGCGGCGACGGCCTGGCGGTGATCCGGCCGGTGGTGGCCCGGGCGGCGGTGCTGCTGCGTCCGGGCGGCGTGCTCGGGATCGAGCACGACGACACGCACGGCGAGGCGGTGCCCCGGCTGCTCGCCGGGGCCGGCGGGTACGCCTCGATCGCCGATCACGCCGATCTCGCCGGCCGGCCCCGCTTCGCCACCGCGTCCCGGCGTGCGGACGGCCCGCACGCCGCCGCTGGCCCGGCGTGGCAGACTGCATCCTCGTGA
- a CDS encoding L-threonylcarbamoyladenylate synthase has translation MLYDCRSPADRDRGIAAAIEAVKNGELVVLPTDTVYGIGADAFTPYAVKALLDAKGGRPAPPPVLIGSRHTLDGLVFSLPRAARDLVEAFWPGPLTIVVEHSPSLRWDLGETSGTVAVRMPLHPVALEVLRETGPMAVASANKAGLAAATTAEAARDQLAYSVRAYLEAGPAVDPVPSTIVDLTGEVPQLVRAGAIGLEKLRDVVPDIAESRVA, from the coding sequence ATGCTCTACGACTGCCGGTCGCCCGCCGACCGGGACCGCGGCATCGCTGCGGCCATCGAGGCGGTCAAGAACGGCGAGCTGGTCGTGCTGCCGACCGACACGGTCTACGGGATCGGCGCGGACGCGTTCACGCCGTACGCGGTCAAGGCCCTGCTCGACGCGAAGGGTGGCCGGCCGGCCCCGCCGCCGGTGCTGATCGGTTCCCGGCACACGCTGGACGGCCTGGTCTTCTCCCTGCCGCGGGCGGCCCGGGACCTGGTCGAGGCGTTCTGGCCGGGCCCGCTGACCATCGTGGTCGAGCACTCGCCCAGCCTCCGGTGGGACCTGGGGGAGACCTCGGGCACGGTCGCGGTGCGGATGCCCCTGCATCCGGTGGCGCTGGAGGTGCTCCGGGAGACCGGCCCGATGGCGGTCGCTTCGGCCAACAAGGCCGGCCTGGCCGCCGCGACGACGGCCGAGGCGGCACGGGACCAGCTCGCCTACTCGGTGCGTGCCTACCTGGAGGCCGGGCCCGCGGTCGACCCGGTGCCGAGCACGATCGTGGATCTTACCGGCGAGGTGCCCCAGTTGGTCCGCGCGGGCGCCATCGGGTTGGAGAAGCTACGCGACGTGGTGCCGGACATCGCCGAGAGCCGGGTGGCCTGA